In Ruminococcaceae bacterium BL-4, one DNA window encodes the following:
- a CDS encoding GHL10 domain-containing protein → MVFSIHKHTILLGILALVLVVIISMTFGRRNGEVTSSSSQPDSAKSAFESLPSSTGTNAGTSSASSSTDEMRAVWVPYMTLDMSRESDKSEQAFQKKFDKIVETAKQNGMNTLVVHVRPFADSLYPSAYFPWSHLTGNTQGVDPGYDPLAYMVQKTHEEGLKFHAWLNPLRIQVNQTPSILSEQNPYNLYRSKEDTADYVVDWENGKYFNPAYPAVRKLIADGAAEIAHNYPVDGIQFDDYFYPTDKEEFDQKAYQSYCSGQSDSSRLSLLDWRVANINAMMTEVYQAIKNVSAQTVFGVSPQVNLENDRKMGADVAAWGQTKGYVDYICPQVYVNFNHPVLPYENAIETWRNLVTEPQVKLYFGLGLYKADSNADSGAWENSTDVMARQVEAGRAAKCDGFMFYAYDDFLAQEKQQEVENVVKLFQ, encoded by the coding sequence ATGGTGTTTTCAATTCACAAGCATACAATTTTACTTGGAATTTTAGCATTAGTATTAGTTGTTATTATCTCAATGACTTTTGGAAGACGAAATGGTGAAGTGACTTCTAGTTCCTCACAGCCGGACTCTGCAAAAAGCGCATTCGAATCGTTGCCTTCGTCTACTGGAACCAATGCCGGGACATCGTCTGCAAGCAGCAGCACAGACGAAATGCGGGCAGTTTGGGTTCCTTATATGACGCTGGATATGAGCCGTGAATCGGATAAAAGTGAACAGGCCTTCCAGAAAAAATTTGACAAAATTGTAGAGACGGCGAAACAGAATGGAATGAACACCTTAGTTGTTCATGTGCGGCCTTTTGCGGATTCACTTTATCCCAGTGCATACTTCCCATGGTCGCATTTGACCGGCAATACACAGGGCGTAGATCCAGGCTATGACCCACTTGCCTATATGGTTCAGAAGACACATGAGGAAGGACTAAAATTCCATGCATGGCTTAATCCACTGCGTATTCAGGTGAATCAGACTCCTTCTATTTTATCGGAACAAAACCCTTATAATCTTTACCGTTCCAAGGAGGATACTGCCGACTATGTGGTGGATTGGGAAAATGGAAAGTATTTTAATCCAGCATATCCGGCAGTGAGAAAACTCATTGCGGATGGAGCTGCAGAAATTGCTCATAATTATCCGGTGGATGGAATTCAGTTTGACGATTATTTTTATCCGACAGACAAAGAAGAATTTGATCAGAAAGCTTATCAAAGTTATTGCAGTGGGCAATCTGACAGTAGCCGTCTGTCTCTCTTAGATTGGCGTGTAGCCAATATTAATGCGATGATGACAGAAGTATATCAGGCAATTAAAAATGTTTCTGCACAGACTGTTTTTGGAGTGTCACCGCAGGTGAATTTAGAGAATGATCGCAAAATGGGAGCAGATGTTGCAGCGTGGGGTCAAACAAAGGGCTATGTGGATTATATTTGTCCTCAGGTTTATGTGAATTTCAATCATCCGGTTCTCCCATATGAAAATGCGATTGAAACGTGGAGAAATTTAGTAACAGAACCGCAAGTAAAGCTTTATTTTGGGTTGGGGCTTTATAAAGCGGATTCCAATGCAGACAGCGGTGCATGGGAAAATAGTACGGATGTGATGGCAAGACAGGTAGAGGCAGGCCGTGCGGCTAAATGTGATGGATTTATGTTTTATGCTTATGATGACTTTCTGGCTCAGGAGAAGCAGCAGGAGGTAGAAAATGTGGTTAAATTGTTTCAATGA
- a CDS encoding Sporulation protein YtaF: MQFFEAFLFACSANLDNMTIGITYGIRKIRIPFLYNVIIALVSCIGTFLAMTLGSFAAHSLAPKYAQTIGNLLLIFLGLYFLWDGIRPISPKETSAKNKNAQSPAVSPSLLSLSQTLLIACALTLNNLGMGISASIAGLPSILTSCCTFFVSIAMLCLGQYLGKTYLAKILGHYAEAISGCILLILGLCEYI; the protein is encoded by the coding sequence ATGCAGTTTTTTGAAGCTTTTTTATTTGCTTGCTCCGCAAATCTCGATAATATGACAATTGGCATTACTTATGGAATCCGAAAAATTCGGATTCCTTTTCTGTATAATGTAATTATTGCCCTTGTTTCCTGTATAGGGACCTTTCTTGCGATGACTCTTGGCAGTTTTGCAGCTCATTCTCTCGCCCCAAAATATGCACAGACAATCGGCAATCTTTTGCTGATTTTTCTCGGTCTCTATTTCTTATGGGATGGTATAAGACCGATTTCTCCCAAAGAGACATCGGCTAAAAACAAAAATGCTCAATCTCCTGCCGTTTCTCCCTCTCTCCTTTCACTTTCTCAAACCTTACTGATCGCCTGCGCGCTGACCCTTAATAATCTTGGTATGGGGATTAGTGCCAGCATTGCCGGGCTTCCTTCCATTCTAACCTCCTGCTGCACTTTTTTTGTGAGCATCGCCATGCTATGCCTTGGGCAATATCTCGGAAAAACCTATTTGGCTAAAATTTTAGGGCATTATGCAGAAGCAATTTCCGGCTGCATTCTGCTGATTCTAGGGCTTTGCGAATATATTTAA
- a CDS encoding NLPC_P60 domain-containing protein, with translation MKLKRSAALRILTVVLAFSVVTANMALPAVHAEDSASLQAQQSELNNQQKENDDQLSTLRQNKDEKTAYAAALQSQLATIEDEVNNYNNQISDLDLQAQQVQDDIDKMQTQIDDDTNQLKERLCALYMGGDACNLQILLSSKDLLDLADKTEAVTMVTQHDTDLIDRLKSEKQEVQDKKQVIDQKRQEVAALKDSVDQKQQQLTSSLEETTQFLQDIGQQETDLESKSSSLDAQAAKISAALNSWSGQQASASTSPAAQTTPATQTTATAASGNSGSNNSGSYSGGSSTGGSSSSSGGSSASFSSVIAKAESALGKPYVMGAAGPDAFDCSGLICWAYGVSRTTAQGLCNECSRISVSERQPGDLIFFQGTYNCGETVTHVGIYIGSNMMIDAEDGGVSECSTESSYNLQHFYCYGRL, from the coding sequence TTGAAATTAAAAAGATCTGCAGCCTTACGTATTTTAACAGTCGTTTTGGCCTTCTCCGTTGTTACTGCAAACATGGCACTCCCTGCTGTTCATGCAGAAGACAGTGCTTCTCTGCAGGCACAACAGTCTGAGCTTAACAATCAACAAAAAGAAAATGATGATCAGCTTTCTACATTGCGGCAAAACAAAGATGAAAAGACAGCTTATGCCGCCGCCTTGCAGTCACAGCTCGCTACAATCGAAGATGAAGTCAATAATTATAACAATCAGATATCAGACTTGGATTTACAGGCACAACAGGTTCAGGATGACATCGACAAAATGCAAACGCAAATTGACGATGACACAAATCAATTAAAAGAGCGTTTGTGCGCACTTTACATGGGCGGAGATGCCTGCAACCTGCAAATTCTTCTCTCTTCTAAAGACCTATTGGATTTGGCTGATAAAACAGAAGCAGTCACCATGGTCACACAGCATGATACCGACTTGATTGATCGGTTGAAATCAGAAAAACAGGAAGTCCAAGACAAAAAACAAGTGATTGATCAGAAGCGTCAGGAAGTCGCAGCTCTGAAAGATTCTGTTGATCAGAAGCAGCAACAGTTAACCTCTTCTCTAGAGGAAACTACTCAATTCCTGCAAGATATCGGACAGCAAGAAACTGATCTGGAAAGCAAGAGTTCTTCCTTGGATGCACAAGCTGCTAAGATCTCTGCTGCTCTCAATAGTTGGTCAGGACAGCAAGCTTCTGCAAGCACCTCTCCTGCAGCTCAAACAACACCAGCAACTCAAACAACAGCAACTGCGGCTTCTGGAAACAGTGGAAGCAACAATTCCGGCTCTTATAGTGGTGGCTCTTCCACCGGTGGTTCTTCTAGTTCTTCCGGAGGATCTTCTGCCTCTTTCTCCAGTGTGATTGCCAAAGCGGAATCTGCTCTTGGAAAGCCTTATGTAATGGGTGCCGCTGGTCCAGATGCTTTTGACTGTTCGGGTTTGATCTGCTGGGCTTATGGAGTCTCTAGAACCACTGCACAAGGACTTTGCAATGAATGTTCTAGAATTTCTGTTTCTGAAAGACAGCCTGGCGATTTGATTTTCTTCCAAGGGACTTATAACTGCGGAGAAACCGTTACACACGTTGGCATCTACATTGGCAGCAATATGATGATCGATGCCGAAGATGGTGGCGTCTCCGAATGCTCAACAGAATCCTCTTATAATCTGCAGCATTTCTACTGCTATGGTAGACTATAA
- the murE gene encoding UDP-N-acetylmuramoyl-L-alanyl-D-glutamate--2, 6-diaminopimelate ligase, translating into MILKELIKNLPCSLKGDNTAEVTGVVYDSRKVVKGSVFVCMVGPNFNGHQFVKQAQDAGAAAVVVEEKIPTLSCAVVQVENTKYALAVLSAAWFGNPAEELKVIGITGTKGKTTVSYMVHSILESAGIHTGIIGTIGTVIGDQITKTENTTPASYEIQAAMRHMVESGCKACVIEASSIGLREHRVSGFTFDIGLFTNFSPDHIGGVEHKDMEEYRRCKAMLFQQSKLGIINLDDPNWKGIVEGHTCPLEFYGFSDKAELRASNEKLVSRPGYLGVQFDLEGAVSAKNITVDIPGKFSVYNAISAVAVCRHFNVSEKAIREGLDTVKVKGRVEPVPVPGNYTLLIDYAHNAVSMENILTTLREYQPHRLICLFGAGGNRPKIRRYEMGEMSGKLADLSVVTADNSRFENVMDIIADIEVGLHKTDGKYLVIPDRKEAIRYCMDHAEDGDVVVLAGKGHEDYQEIKGVKYHLDEREVVRDILKAEGKA; encoded by the coding sequence CTTTGTTTGTATGGTAGGACCCAATTTTAATGGGCATCAGTTTGTAAAACAGGCCCAGGATGCTGGTGCAGCAGCGGTTGTTGTGGAGGAGAAGATCCCAACGCTTTCCTGTGCTGTCGTACAGGTAGAGAACACAAAATATGCGCTTGCTGTATTGTCGGCAGCATGGTTTGGAAATCCAGCGGAGGAACTTAAGGTAATTGGAATTACAGGAACAAAGGGGAAGACGACTGTCAGTTATATGGTACACTCTATTTTAGAGAGCGCTGGAATCCATACCGGAATTATCGGAACGATCGGCACGGTTATTGGAGATCAGATTACAAAGACAGAAAATACAACGCCTGCCTCTTATGAGATTCAGGCGGCTATGCGCCATATGGTAGAATCCGGCTGTAAAGCTTGTGTGATCGAGGCAAGTTCCATTGGCCTTCGGGAGCATCGGGTCAGCGGCTTTACATTTGATATTGGTTTATTTACGAATTTTTCCCCTGACCATATCGGTGGCGTAGAGCACAAAGATATGGAAGAATACCGTCGCTGTAAAGCGATGTTGTTTCAGCAGAGCAAGTTGGGGATTATTAATTTGGATGACCCCAATTGGAAGGGAATTGTCGAAGGACATACCTGTCCGCTTGAATTTTATGGATTTTCAGATAAAGCTGAGCTGAGAGCTTCCAATGAAAAGCTTGTCTCCCGTCCGGGATACCTTGGAGTTCAGTTTGATTTAGAAGGAGCAGTCAGCGCTAAAAATATCACGGTGGATATTCCGGGGAAATTCAGCGTTTATAATGCAATTTCTGCAGTGGCGGTTTGCCGCCATTTTAATGTTTCTGAAAAAGCGATCCGCGAGGGTCTTGATACGGTTAAAGTAAAGGGCAGAGTAGAGCCTGTTCCGGTGCCCGGCAATTATACATTGCTGATTGACTACGCTCATAATGCGGTCAGCATGGAAAATATTCTGACTACATTGCGGGAATATCAGCCTCATCGTCTGATTTGCCTTTTTGGAGCGGGTGGAAATCGTCCGAAGATTCGTCGGTATGAGATGGGCGAAATGAGCGGAAAGCTTGCGGATTTGTCCGTTGTAACAGCAGATAATTCCCGCTTTGAAAATGTGATGGATATTATCGCTGATATTGAAGTTGGTCTGCATAAAACCGATGGAAAGTATCTTGTAATTCCGGACAGAAAAGAAGCGATCCGCTATTGCATGGACCATGCGGAAGATGGGGATGTCGTTGTTCTCGCAGGAAAGGGCCATGAAGATTATCAGGAAATCAAAGGTGTAAAATATCATCTTGATGAACGTGAAGTTGTCCGTGATATTCTGAAAGCGGAAGGGAAGGCGTAA
- a CDS encoding conserved membrane protein of unknown function (Evidence 4 : Unknown function but conserved in other organisms): MEKFLISYLLFINLLSSVSIFHDKRAAKLNKQRIRERTLFILAILGGSPGIFFSMLIFHHKTRKLKFIIGIPFILILQLITGFWVERNVNPSFPF, from the coding sequence TTGGAAAAATTTCTAATTAGCTACCTGCTTTTTATCAACCTACTCTCCTCTGTTTCCATATTTCACGACAAACGTGCTGCAAAACTAAATAAACAGAGAATTCGAGAACGAACTCTTTTTATTTTAGCAATTTTAGGCGGCAGCCCGGGAATTTTTTTCTCTATGTTGATTTTTCATCACAAAACTAGAAAATTAAAATTTATAATTGGAATTCCCTTTATTTTAATTTTACAACTGATCACAGGATTTTGGGTTGAAAGAAACGTCAATCCCTCTTTTCCCTTTTGA
- the murF gene encoding UDP-N-acetylmuramoyl-tripeptide--D-alanyl-D-alanine ligase: MQMTVKEVAEACGGKILCGDPEVLITSVCTDSRQAGVGSLFVPIRGEHTDAHIYIPAVFKAGAVATFTQNHQSMHDSHVWIAVPDTLKALQTLAGAYRKKFSLPVIGITGSVGKTTTKEMVALALSSELKVMKTQGNQNSQVGLPLTMFQLEENQQAAVIEMGMSQFGEMGRLAQIAAPKYAVMTNIGISHIENLHTQKNILEQKLHITDQFQKDSVLFLNGDDPLLASLRGKFPFEEIYVGTSEICDYKAKNIQMENGHTCFLVSHGKSEWPVDLPVLGTHHVINAMLGIAVAEKLGVSIENAICALKNYHPLAMRQQIHEANRITIIDDSYNASPDAVKSSLEVLSSFKKGRRVAALADMLELGECSQNAHFECGIFAAKSGVDFLVTVGERSKETVKGALSVNSKLEYEECETNEQAVEALKQYLTAGDTVLVKGSRSMHTDEIVRALL; this comes from the coding sequence ATGCAAATGACGGTAAAAGAAGTTGCGGAGGCTTGCGGCGGAAAGATTCTCTGCGGAGATCCGGAAGTATTGATTACGTCGGTCTGTACGGATAGTCGGCAGGCAGGGGTGGGTTCACTTTTTGTTCCAATTCGCGGAGAACACACCGATGCGCATATTTATATTCCGGCAGTTTTTAAAGCGGGTGCTGTTGCTACTTTCACGCAGAATCATCAGTCGATGCATGACAGCCATGTGTGGATTGCAGTGCCGGATACTTTGAAAGCACTACAGACACTTGCAGGTGCCTATCGCAAAAAGTTTTCCCTTCCGGTGATTGGAATTACAGGAAGCGTCGGAAAAACAACGACCAAGGAAATGGTGGCGCTGGCGCTTTCTTCTGAGCTCAAAGTGATGAAAACGCAGGGGAATCAGAACAGTCAGGTTGGTTTGCCTCTTACGATGTTTCAACTGGAAGAAAATCAGCAAGCGGCAGTGATCGAAATGGGAATGAGCCAATTTGGAGAAATGGGACGCCTTGCGCAAATTGCAGCACCAAAGTATGCGGTGATGACGAATATCGGAATTTCTCATATTGAAAATCTGCATACACAGAAAAACATTTTAGAGCAGAAGCTGCATATTACTGATCAGTTTCAAAAAGATTCCGTCCTATTTTTAAATGGAGATGATCCGCTTTTAGCTTCTTTGCGTGGAAAGTTTCCATTTGAGGAGATTTATGTTGGGACTTCTGAAATATGTGATTATAAAGCCAAAAACATTCAAATGGAAAATGGACATACTTGTTTTCTTGTAAGCCACGGAAAGTCAGAATGGCCAGTTGATCTGCCAGTTCTTGGGACTCATCATGTAATCAATGCAATGTTGGGGATTGCAGTGGCAGAAAAGCTTGGGGTATCCATTGAAAACGCAATTTGTGCTCTGAAAAATTATCATCCGCTCGCTATGCGTCAACAGATTCATGAAGCGAATCGTATTACAATTATCGATGACTCTTATAACGCCAGTCCAGATGCCGTTAAAAGTAGCTTAGAAGTGCTTTCTTCTTTTAAAAAAGGAAGACGTGTGGCGGCATTGGCTGATATGTTGGAGCTGGGAGAATGTTCTCAAAATGCACATTTTGAGTGTGGCATCTTCGCGGCAAAATCCGGCGTTGATTTTCTCGTTACAGTAGGGGAACGCTCAAAAGAGACTGTAAAGGGAGCACTCAGTGTAAACTCTAAACTTGAATATGAAGAGTGCGAAACAAACGAGCAGGCAGTAGAGGCATTGAAACAATATTTGACTGCCGGAGATACTGTTTTAGTGAAAGGTTCACGCAGCATGCATACAGATGAGATTGTGCGGGCTTTACTATAA
- a CDS encoding conserved protein of unknown function (Evidence 4 : Unknown function but conserved in other organisms) translates to MDKKYGNMFEMLKDNPEAKAYFDNLPPTVRQQISTRSFNVNSFESLRHYADNLTRGDY, encoded by the coding sequence ATGGATAAAAAATATGGAAACATGTTTGAAATGCTCAAGGATAACCCGGAAGCAAAAGCCTATTTTGATAATCTTCCACCAACTGTCCGGCAGCAAATCAGCACTAGATCTTTTAACGTCAATTCTTTTGAAAGTCTGCGGCATTACGCAGATAATTTAACACGCGGAGACTATTAA
- a CDS encoding protein of unknown function (Evidence 5 : Unknown function) translates to MRLCGLYYKTRAFFAKIKVKAAAFADGAETAFSYCECGKNG, encoded by the coding sequence ATGAGATTGTGCGGGCTTTACTATAAAACCAGAGCCTTTTTTGCTAAAATAAAAGTAAAAGCAGCGGCCTTTGCAGATGGTGCAGAGACCGCTTTTTCTTATTGTGAATGCGGTAAAAACGGTTGA
- a CDS encoding protein of unknown function (Evidence 5 : Unknown function), with product MQQILVIVLVAAILCFFAFYGLGRTGHANQKLRKIHFYQYGTSASAAKDSDLVKKFYSAFEECLAEQKPLTHEQRVDDDFMEAMRREKTCAEMEYEKDAPALHFLGELGNPDFLKMGYDRLFLCKEDGLLFISFHGQYQNDPVFLRNLEPVFSCLEEK from the coding sequence ATGCAGCAAATTTTAGTAATAGTGCTTGTAGCAGCAATTTTGTGCTTTTTTGCATTTTATGGATTGGGGAGGACAGGACATGCCAACCAAAAGCTTAGAAAGATTCATTTTTATCAATATGGAACTTCTGCATCCGCTGCGAAAGATAGTGATTTAGTCAAAAAATTTTATTCCGCATTTGAGGAATGTCTAGCGGAGCAAAAACCGCTTACACATGAGCAACGTGTAGATGATGATTTTATGGAAGCGATGCGTAGAGAAAAAACATGTGCGGAGATGGAATATGAAAAAGATGCGCCGGCACTTCACTTTTTAGGAGAGCTTGGCAATCCGGATTTTTTAAAAATGGGATATGACCGTTTATTCCTCTGTAAAGAAGATGGATTGCTTTTTATTAGCTTTCATGGACAATATCAAAATGATCCTGTTTTTCTTAGAAATCTAGAGCCTGTTTTCTCATGCCTTGAAGAAAAATAA
- a CDS encoding Four-helix bundle copper-binding protein yields the protein MEIVNKATNKHQKCIDACNKCAQVCIECMNLCLSESDVSARKMCIMTLNECACICKEASSFMSMEAKYAKDLCKLCETICNECAQECAMFKDDHCKKCAAECQACANECKTMASM from the coding sequence GTGGAAATCGTAAATAAAGCAACCAACAAGCATCAAAAATGTATCGACGCATGCAACAAATGTGCACAGGTATGTATTGAATGCATGAATCTGTGCCTTAGTGAAAGCGATGTAAGCGCTAGAAAAATGTGTATCATGACTCTTAATGAGTGCGCTTGCATTTGCAAAGAGGCATCTTCATTTATGTCAATGGAAGCAAAGTATGCAAAAGATTTATGTAAATTGTGCGAAACGATCTGCAATGAATGTGCTCAGGAATGCGCAATGTTTAAGGACGATCATTGTAAAAAGTGCGCTGCTGAGTGTCAGGCTTGCGCAAATGAATGTAAGACGATGGCTAGTATGTAA